Genomic DNA from Brassica rapa cultivar Chiifu-401-42 chromosome A04, CAAS_Brap_v3.01, whole genome shotgun sequence:
ATGCCGGCATAATCATTTTATTCTTATTTATAAACACATGCATTACAAATTCAAAGATAATTATGataaaaattgtttatattttcaaaattttaaactcaatataaaattattaaataacaaactatttatcaaaaatatatgtttgttattataaatacttattagtttatgtcttattaatacaaaaaatatcagtatgatatgttattatttattctctttaaaatttcaaattaaacatgaaattatttatatataaaaaaggtTTTTTATCTATAAAACAATATGCTTATTATtgtgttgaaattttaaaaacacttATATATTAGAGATATTATAGAAAATTCATAAATCATTCAAAACACGTTTTTATATTAGTATATTCTTATTCCAAAGTcttgaaaacatgtttttgatattattatgtttaaatttttatagcCTTGGCACAAGctaacaatatatatttattatattaaaccTGAAGTAATAACCAATACTTGCCTACTTTAAAGTGTTTTTTTACCTTTCCTTCATTctttttaactaatttaaaccccttattttattgtatttaccAAATAATCCAACTTCATTTATTACCCTATTACATTCCTTTTTTACTCTTCCTAATtacttcattaattatatttatgatAATAATTCGACAACATTTATTTTAggagtaattcttgggttcaccccctaaggtgaacctacaggttcaccaaccaataagattatgttatttcaaatttgatatcttttataaaaggaaacgaaatattgtcaagttatattatgtttttaaaataaaaagataaaaattttttaaaaaattgtagtaattacaaaaaatatttttaacgtcgtcatgaaaaaactaaaccctaaatcctaattcctaaaccctaaattcgaaaccctaaacccttggataaaccctaaacccttggataaatcataaacactaaatcaaaaatactaaacactaaaacattcaagggtttaggatttttgtgttcagtgtttttgatttagagtttatgatttatccaagggtttaggatttacccaagggtttaggatttatccaagggtttagagtttcggatttagggtttagagattaggatttagggtttagagattaagatttagggtttagtgttttgctgacgacgttaacaatattttaaaaaaaaaactttttttttgtaactattatttttttacctttttattttaaaaacataatataacttgacaatattttgtttccttttttagaagatatcgaatttgaaataatgaaatcctattggttggtgaacctagaggttcaccttagggggtgaacccaagaattactctttattttatatgttaaccAAAATAATTTCACAAGTTTGAATGAAATTAATTCATTCATAACAAGAAttcaaaatgttaattttttttaatttgtttataaaatcagttagacaTTGGAAACCAAGTACCCGTTAGGGTACGGACCAGTTTTCTGGATATCGgatttttggatttaaaattaaactttgtTCGGATATTACAAATTTTCGGACGAGATTAGTACTTGGATCTTTCTGGATCCGGATAGGTTTGTATGAAGCTAAAATATCCAAACAACTTATGtgtttaaaaatatcattaaataatttataaaaaaaaagtaaaaattaacacccgcacggggtgcgggtcaagctctagttaaTTAGTTATTACAGGATGACTTTTATAAAATTAcagaaacaatatttataaaagctaCATTACAGAGGTTGCATAGGCTATATATGCGATTGTGTGTTTTCTTATTGAAATACATTTTGATAGTTTAGAAAGTTAGAAACCTTGTTTTAACATAGGTTAGCCTGAAATGGCTTAACCAGTGGAACCAGCGAGCCACTTAGGTGCATCGACATGACTTCATTGGTCGAACCCACGAGCTTTCCACCCACAAAGATGGCTGGGACCGGTGTGGAACACCCGAGCCTCATTATGGCTTTCTCAATCTCACGACAATCAGGGTCCTTATCGATCTCATGGACGGTTGGGTGAACCCCGAGGTCTTGGAAGAGGACTTGGACTGCATAGGACATGCAACACGAGCTCTTGCTGAATATAACCACTCCTTTCTCCGAAGACATCCTCACAACTTTGTCCATGGTTTCGTGAAGGAAGTGTTATCAATTTAGGGCTTGTTTCTTGATGGTGAAGAAACAAaatcttcttttgtttctttctagTAGATTGAAAGATAATTAAAACTGAAAGCCCATGGATTAAACCTCTCCTTTGGGTGaagaaaatagttttttgtTGGTGTGTGTACTGTAATTACGCTTAATGTTGTATGAGACTTGAGTTTCTTGAATCATAGGCTATTTATAAcagaacagaggaagaagaaaagaatattGAGACCAAAAAAGAAATAGAGATCGATCTTTTGAAA
This window encodes:
- the LOC103865046 gene encoding monothiol glutaredoxin-S9; the encoded protein is MDKVVRMSSEKGVVIFSKSSCCMSYAVQVLFQDLGVHPTVHEIDKDPDCREIEKAIMRLGCSTPVPAIFVGGKLVGSTNEVMSMHLSGSLVPLVKPFQANLC